Proteins encoded within one genomic window of Cucumis sativus cultivar 9930 chromosome 3, Cucumber_9930_V3, whole genome shotgun sequence:
- the LOC101220810 gene encoding two-component response regulator ORR9 gives MVMAADSQFHVLAVDDSLIDRKLIERLLKTSSYQVTTVDSGSKALEFLGLIQEHQPTNFKSSSNSSFSSPNNHHQEVEVNLIITDYCMPGMTGFDLLKKVKESTSLRNIPVVIMSSENVPSRINRCLEEGAEEFFLKPVRLCDVNKLKPHMMKTKVKEDQNREEGEEESRTETELKLVQEEEGEIEFEMMSKKRKGGTEEEEEEGLEEEMRRRRRRYNNNGVATAI, from the exons ATGGTTATGGCTGCCGATTCCCAATTCCATGTTCTTGCCGTTGATGATAGCCTCATAGATAGAAAGCTCATCGAAAGGCTTCTCAAAACCTCCTCATATCAag TTACTACGGTTGATTCTGGTAGCAAGGCCTTGGAATTTCTTGGTTTGATTCAAGAACATCAACCTACAAACTTCAAATCGTCttctaattcttctttttcctcccCTAATAATCATCATCAG GAAGTGGAAGTGAATCTTATCATCACTGATTACTGTATGCCTGGAATGACTGGCTTCGATTTACTCAAGAAAGTTAAg GAATCAACATCGCTAAGAAACATACCAGTGGTGATAATGTCATCGGAAAACGTACCTTCAAGAATCAACAG ATGTTTAGAAGAAGGCGCGGAGGAGTTTTTTCTGAAGCCAGTTCGATTGTGCGATGTGAATAAACTGAAACCGCATATGATGAAGACGAAAGTGAAGGAAGATCAAAATcgagaagaaggagaagaagaatcaAGAACAGAGACCGAATTGAAGTTGgtacaagaagaagaaggggaaaTTGAGTTTGAGATGATGAGtaagaagagaaagggaggtacggaagaagaagaagaagaaggtttgGAGGAGgagatgagaagaagaagaagaagatacaACAACAATGGCGTCGCAACGGCGATTTGA
- the LOC101221043 gene encoding uncharacterized protein LOC101221043 isoform X2 has translation MSSGPMRRVSRQDIQLVQNLIERCLQLYMNQKEVVETLLNQAKIEPGFTELVWQKLEEENREFFREYYLRLMVKRQIVEFNRLLEQQVRMMQIQETGATPLPTSNGSLVQQMHQNPTYSVSSLKQNNVQHPFGNSMPNNAYLNGAMSLHSRMHPTVDMSAHPSRIEAPPSILPTQSSNIGLNGRTIKSEAGYSGNSSYMFGGVDSNVVEPRQTIGDVSVAPFSGMESNAQAMNEPLLEPDTSSFGFLGQIPRNFSLSDLTADFSQSSDILESYARSPFLATETDNFMDIRHREHQDNKRSLDTISEGLSYEDFGSDS, from the exons ATGTCAAGTGGACCGATGAGAAGAGTCTCACGCCAAGATATTCAGTTG GTGCAAAATCTTATTGAACGATGCCTTCAGCTATACATGAACCAAAAGGAAGTTGTGGAGACACTGCTGAATCAAGCTAAAATTGAGCCTGGTTTTACAGAACTTG TTTGGCAAAAACTTGAAGAAGAGAATCGTGAATTCTTCAGGGAGTATTATCTGAGATTAATGGTGAAGCGTCAGATAGTTGAATTCAACAGGTTGCTTGAGCAACAAGTTCGGATGATGCAAATACAGGAAACTGGAGCTACTCCATTACCCACTTCCAATGGATCGCTAGTCCAACAAA TGCACCAGAATCCAACATATTCGGTATCTTCACTGAAGCAGAATAATGTGCAGCATCCTTTTGGTAACAGCATGCCTAACAATGCATATCTCAACGGTGCTATGTCATTGCATTCGAGAATGCATCCCACAGTTGACATGTCTGCACATCCAAGTAGGATCGAAGCACCACCGTCTATACTACCAACCCAAAGCTCGAACATAGGGTTGAATGGTAGGACAATAAAATCTGAAGCTGGATATTCAGGAAATTCCTCTTATATGTTTGGTGGTGTTGATAGCAATGTAGTGGAACCACGCCAAACAATAGGCGATGTATCGGTGGCACCTTTCTCTGGCATGGAGTCCAATGCTCAAGCCATGAATGAACCACTCCTGGAACCAGATACTTCctcttttggatttcttgGTCAGATCCCTCGGAATTTCAGCCTATCAGATCTAACAGCCGACTTTTCGCAGAGTTCAG ATATACTGGAAAGCTATGCCAGATCTCCTTTTCTAGCTACAGAAACCGACAACTTCATGGATATTCGTCATAGAGAACACCAAG ACAATAAAAGGTCATTGGATACCATATCAGAAGGCTTGAGTTATGAGGACTTTGGAAGTGACTCATGA
- the LOC101221043 gene encoding uncharacterized protein LOC101221043 isoform X1, whose translation MSSGPMRRVSRQDIQLVQNLIERCLQLYMNQKEVVETLLNQAKIEPGFTELVWQKLEEENREFFREYYLRLMVKRQIVEFNRLLEQQVRMMQIQETGATPLPTSNGSLVQQMHQNPTYSVSSLKQNNVQHPFGNSMPNNAYLNGAMSLHSRMHPTVDMSAHPSRIEAPPSILPTQSSNIGLNGRTIKSEAGYSGNSSYMFGGVDSNVVEPRQTIGDVSVAPFSGMESNAQAMNEPLLEPDTSSFGFLGQIPRNFSLSDLTADFSQSSDILESYARSPFLATETDNFMDIRHREHQEDNKRSLDTISEGLSYEDFGSDS comes from the exons ATGTCAAGTGGACCGATGAGAAGAGTCTCACGCCAAGATATTCAGTTG GTGCAAAATCTTATTGAACGATGCCTTCAGCTATACATGAACCAAAAGGAAGTTGTGGAGACACTGCTGAATCAAGCTAAAATTGAGCCTGGTTTTACAGAACTTG TTTGGCAAAAACTTGAAGAAGAGAATCGTGAATTCTTCAGGGAGTATTATCTGAGATTAATGGTGAAGCGTCAGATAGTTGAATTCAACAGGTTGCTTGAGCAACAAGTTCGGATGATGCAAATACAGGAAACTGGAGCTACTCCATTACCCACTTCCAATGGATCGCTAGTCCAACAAA TGCACCAGAATCCAACATATTCGGTATCTTCACTGAAGCAGAATAATGTGCAGCATCCTTTTGGTAACAGCATGCCTAACAATGCATATCTCAACGGTGCTATGTCATTGCATTCGAGAATGCATCCCACAGTTGACATGTCTGCACATCCAAGTAGGATCGAAGCACCACCGTCTATACTACCAACCCAAAGCTCGAACATAGGGTTGAATGGTAGGACAATAAAATCTGAAGCTGGATATTCAGGAAATTCCTCTTATATGTTTGGTGGTGTTGATAGCAATGTAGTGGAACCACGCCAAACAATAGGCGATGTATCGGTGGCACCTTTCTCTGGCATGGAGTCCAATGCTCAAGCCATGAATGAACCACTCCTGGAACCAGATACTTCctcttttggatttcttgGTCAGATCCCTCGGAATTTCAGCCTATCAGATCTAACAGCCGACTTTTCGCAGAGTTCAG ATATACTGGAAAGCTATGCCAGATCTCCTTTTCTAGCTACAGAAACCGACAACTTCATGGATATTCGTCATAGAGAACACCAAG AAGACAATAAAAGGTCATTGGATACCATATCAGAAGGCTTGAGTTATGAGGACTTTGGAAGTGACTCATGA
- the LOC101221750 gene encoding pentatricopeptide repeat-containing protein At2g35030, mitochondrial: MEKKLSLPHNHDKNSRSLFLRSFSPARRRYPVSGYECLYCIRYLLEKFVVVPKISSPVRDFSANSNVARSNWLITQLGKEGKIGEARQVFEEMPDRDVVSWTAVITGYIKCGMIEEAKTLFDRNDAIKNVVTWTALVSGYVRWNRIEEARRLFDAMPVKNVISWNTMIEGYARKGWIDQALDLFEKMPERNVVSWNTVITAFMQRRRVDEAQELFNRMPERDVISWTTMVAGLSKNGRIDDARLLFDKMPVRNVVSWNTMIIGYAQNMRLDEAFKLFEQMPERELSSWNTMITGFIQNGKLERAVDFFYKMSNKNVVTWTAVISGHVQDGRSEEALKIFSEMQAANNVKPNEGTFVSVLGACSKLAALCEGQQIHQIISKTVYQEVADVVSALINMYSKCGELELARKIFDDGSIGHRDVVSWNGMIAAYAHHGHGHKAISLFDEMQALGFRPDNVTYIALLSACSHAGLVDEGLKLFENLVRDRSIKLREDHFTCLVDLFGRAGRLQEAFDFIKGLEVKPSASVWAALLAGCNVHGHIDLGKLTAEKLLETEPENAGTYLVLSNIYASTGKWREAAGVRMKMKDKGLKKQPGCSWIEVGNTVHVFVVGDNSHREFENIYLLLHDLHTKMKKIGHTLYEDLTIDFNLVMA, translated from the exons atggaaaaaaaattgtcccTTCCACATAATCACGACAAAAACAGCCGCTCCCTTTTTCTTCGATCTTTTTCTCCGGCGCGGCGGAGGTACCCAGTTAGTGGATACGAATGTCTTTACTGTATCAGATATCTGTTGGAGAAATTTGTG GTTGTTCCCAAAATCTCATCACCAGTTAGAGATTTCAGTGCCAATTCGAATGTTGCTCGTAGTAACTGGTTGATCACACAGCTTggtaaagaaggaaaaattggAGAAGCACGTCAGGTGTTTGAAGAAATGCCTGATCGAGATGTGGTCTCATGGACTGCTGTGATTACTGGGTATATTAAATGTGGAATGATTGAGGAAGCCAAGACGTTATTTGATAGAAATGATGCTATAAAGAATGTTGTTACTTGGACAGCATTGGTTAGTGGGTATGTAAGATGGAACAGGATTGAGGAGGCTAGAAGATTGTTTGATGCCATGCCTGTTAAGAATGTCATTTCGTGGAACACTATGATTGAAGGGTATGCACGAAAAGGTTGGATAGATCAGGCTTTggatttgtttgaaaaaatgcCTGAGAGGAATGTGGTGTCTTGGAATACTGTTATTACAGCGTTCATGCAACGTAGGAGGGTAGATGAAGCCCAGGAGCTTTTTAATCGGATGCCAGAGAGAGATGTGATTTCTTGGACCACCATGGTGGCTGGTTTGTCGAAAAATGGTAGAATCGATGATGCTCGATTACTGTTTGATAAAATGCCCGTGCGAAATGTGGTTTCCTGGAATACAATGATTATTGGGTATGCTCAGAATATGCGACTTGACGAGGCATTCAAACTGTTTGAGCAAATGCCAGAGAGGGAACTGTCTTCATGGAACACTATGATTACTGGGTTCATTCAAAACGGTAAACTAGAAAGGGCAGTggattttttctataaaatgtCCAACAAAAATGTTGTCACTTGGACGGCAGTGATTTCTGGACACGTTCAAGATGGGCGAAGTGAAGAAGCATTGAAGATCTTTTCAGAAATGCAAGCAGCAAACAACGTAAAACCAAATGAAGGAACTTTTGTCAGTGTGTTGGGTGCTTGTAGTAAATTAGCTGCTCTTTGTGAGGGACAGCAAATTCACCAGATAATAAGCAAGACGGTTTACCAAGAAGTTGCAGATGTGGTGTCAGCTTTAATAAACATGTATTCAAAATGTGGGGAGTTAGAACTGGCTCGCAAAATATTTGATGATGGATCAATAGGCCACAGGGATGTGGTTTCTTGGAATGGTATGATTGCTGCCTATGCTCATCATGGCCATGGCCACAAAGcaattagtttatttgatgaaatgcAGGCATTGGGTTTTCGTCCTGATAATGTCACCTATATTGCATTGCTTTCTGCTTGTAGTCATGCTGGTCTTGTGGATGAGGggttgaaattatttgaaaaccTCGTAAGAGATAGGTCTATAAAACTAAGAGAAGATCATTTTACATGTCTGGTTGATCTTTTTGGTCGAGCTGGACGGCTTCAAGAGGCATTTGATTTCATTAAGGGGCTTGAGGTCAAGCCTTCGGCATCTGTTTGGGCAGCTCTTCTTGCCGGATGTAATGTTCATGGGCATATAGATCTAGGTAAGTTAACGGCtgaaaaacttttagaaactGAGCCAGAGAATGCGGGAACCTATTTGGTGTTATCTAACATATATGCTTCAACTGGAAAATGGAGAGAAGCTGCCGGAGTAAGGATGAAAATGAAGGACAAAGGATTGAAGAAGCAGCCTGGTTGCAGTTGGATAGAAGTTGGAAACACAGTGCATGTGTTCGTAGTGGGTGACAATTCTCATCgcgaatttgaaaatatttatcttttacttcATGATCTACATacgaaaatgaagaagattggTCATACATTGTATGAAGACTTAACAATAGATTTCAATTTAGTGATGGCATGA
- the LOC101221279 gene encoding condensin complex subunit 1: protein MAPLFVFPQTLRSLEQDYEDNRLSVQNPTEIASLPPSQLEEFVKGISFDLSDKDLFCVEEQDTFDRVYSLIRDYKHLSPSCKLNIVESLRSNFSVLLPNIDSLARASPNNDGDAPVLDQIASHRNAFKIYTFFLLNIVNSEEANGSSSNNSKVTASTRKKMPKSSWDWEMQRGRILNLIANSLEINISLLFGSSDPDENYLSFVTKNVFSMFENSVLLKDVDTKDALCRIIGACSTKYHFTTQSCASIMHLIHKYDYVVTHMADAVAGAEKKYSDGILAISLIRDVGRTNPKEYVKDTAGAENIGRFLVELADRLPKLFSTNIGLLIPHFGGESYKIRNALVGVLGKLTVKAFCDIEGEQSCKSVRLRSKQAMLEILLERCRDVSAYTRSRVLQVWAELCEEHSVSIGLWNEVAAVAAGRLEDKSAIVRKSALQLLISMLQHNPFGPQLRVVSFEATLEQYKKKLDELEPNKSSENVDGGSPFDGDIFNGDGEVDNGHIKGEGGNRQDSLTDSYPPQMEEEVVQKDNLTLDVGNTEQIRALVASLEAGLRFSTCISEAMPILVQLMASSSATDVENTILLLMRCRQFQIDGSEACLRKMLPLAFSQDKSIYEAVENAFITIYITKNQIETAKNLLHLAIDSNIGDLAALEFMIDALVSKGDISSSTISALWDFFCFNVGGTTAEQSRGALSVLCMASKSSAGILGSHIQDIIDIGFGRWSKVDPLLARTACIALQRLSENDKKRLLAGNGSRVFDKLESLITSSWLPEKIWYAAADKAIAAVYSIHPSPEILAANLVKNSLTSVFNGNKDDELQADIESGNGDILTTVHIDKLSRYLFIASHVAMNQLVYIELCTRKIQKQKAKEKTVVDGQTGHGNGGTVANGEKEDGINAELGLAASEDAIVDSLSEKAEKEIVFGNSRGKNLIGHCAPFLSKLCRNFSLLHKFPDLQASAMLALCRLMIIDADFCQANLQLLFTVVETAPSDIVRSNCTIALGDLAVRFPNLLEPWTENMYVRLKDPSNSVRKNAVLVLSHLILNDMMKVKGYINEMTLRLEDEDERISNLAKLFFHELSKKGANPIYNLLPDILGKLCNQNLQRESFCNIMQFLIGSIKRDKQMESLVEKLCNRFSGVSDVRQWEYISYCLTQLGFTEKGMKKLIDSFKTYEHVVSEDSVMEHFKSIINKSKKFAKPELKLCVEEFEEKLNKAHAERKEQEVTARNAKIHQQRIDNTETTFVAVKNEDSPESEITEDENTESSEDGESINDNSEPKLVESEDTGASSELTESETCKTEIQSSQVENDEGTSNLRVKRRSSRRRGISS from the exons ATGGCTCCCCTCTTCGTTTTCCCCCAAACTCTTCGTTCTCTCGAACAAGACTACGAAGACAACCGTCTCTCCGTTCAGAATCCCACTGAAATCGCCTCTCTTCCTCCATCTCAACTCGAAGAATTCGTCAAAG GCATTTCCTTTGATCTTTCCGATAAGGACCTCTTCTGCGTTGAAGAGCAGGATACTTTCGACCGTGTTTACTCTTTGATTCGAGACTACAAACACCTCTCTCCCTCTTGTAAGTTGAATATTGTTGAGAGTCTTCGCTCCAATTTCAGTGTTCTTCTTCCCAACATTGATTCGCTTGCTCGTGCTTCCCCAAACAATGATGGCGACGCTCCGGTGCTTGATCAGATTGCGTCCCATCGTAATGCTTTTAAAATCTATACGTTTTTCCTCCTCAATATCGTCAACAGTGAGGAAGCCAATGGTAGTAGTAGTAACAATTCAAAG GTGACTGCTAGTACTCGGAAGAAAATGCCCAAAAGTTCGTGGGATTGGGAAATGCAGAGGGGCCGTATATTAAACTTGATTGCTAATTCACTGGAGATCAATATCTCGTTGCTCTTTGGTTCATCAGACCCAGATGAGAATTATCTGTCTTTTGTTACAAA AAACGTGTTCTCAATGTTCGAGAATTCAGTCCTTTTGAAGGACGTTGACACAAAGGATGCTCTGTGTCGTATAATTGGTGCTTgttcaacaaaatatcactttACTACCCAATCATGTGCCTCAATTATGCACCTTATTCATAAGTATGATTACGTTGTGACCCATATGGCTGATGCTGTTGCCGGGGCAGAGAAGAAATATTCCGATGGAATCCTTGCAATCTCTCTTATTAGAGATGTTGGAAGGACTAACCCGAAAGAATATGTTAAAGATACAGCTGGGGCTGAAAACATAGGGCGATTCCTAGTAGAGCTTGCTGACAGGCTCCCAAAGTTGTTCTCGACCAACATTGGACTTCTAATTCCACATTTTGGTGGTGAATcctataaaataagaaatgcTCTGGTGGGGGTTCTTGGTAAGCTGACTGTTAAAGCATTTTGCGACATTGAAGGTGAACAGAGTTGTAAATCAGTTCGTCTTCGGAGCAAGCAGGCAATGCTAGAAATCTTGCTTGAACGTTGCCGGGATGTTTCAGCTTACACTAGGAGTCGAGTTCTTCAGGTTTGGGCTGAACTATGTGAAGAACATTCTGTTTCTATCGGTTTGTGGAATGAAGTGGCAGCAGTTGCAGCTGGAAGGCTGGAGGATAAGAGTGCAATTGTCCGAAAATCTGCATTGCAATTGCTCATCAGTATGTTGCAGCACAATCCATTTGGCCCACAGCTGCGAGTAGTTTCATTTGAAGCAACTCTAGAGcagtataagaaaaaattagacGAGCTTGAACCTAATAAGTCCTCCGAAAATGTGGATGGTGGCTCGCCATTTGATGGCGATATCTTTAATGGTGATGGTGAGGTTGATAACGGCCATATAAAAGGTGAGGGAGGGAACCGGCAGGATAGTTTAACTGATAGTTATCCTCCTCAAATGGAAGAGGAGGTTGTTCAGAAGGACAATTTGACTTTGGATGTTGGAAACACGGAGCAGATCAGGGCTTTAGTTGCATCTCTGGAGGCTGGTTTGAGGTTTTCAACATGTATATCAGAAGCAATGCCAATACTAGTTCAGTTAATGGCTTCTTCTTCTGCCACTGACGTTGAGAATACAATTCTTTTGTTGATGAGGTGCAGACAATTCCAAATAGATGGCTCAGAGGCTTGCCTCCGTAAAATGTTGCCATTG GCATTTTCTCAAGATAAATCTATATATGAAGCTGTTGAGAATGCCTtcataacaatatatataacaaaaaaccaaattgaaacTGCCAAAAATCTTCTACATCTTGCCATTGATTCAAACATTGGAGATCTTGCCGCTCTGGAGTTTATGATTGATGCCTTGGTGTCGAAAGGTGATATATCTAGTAGCACG ATATCAGCtttatgggattttttttgctttaatgTTGGTGGAACAACAGCAGAGCAAAGCCGGGGAGCATTGTCTGTTCTTTGCATGGCATCAAAATCATCTGCTGGTATTCTTGGCTCTCATATACAGGACATTATCGACATTGGGTTTGGTCGATGGTCTAAGGTGGACCCTTTACTTGCCAGAACAGCGTGCATTGCCCTCCAGAGACTGTCTGAAAATGACAAGAAAAGGTTGTTGGCTGGTAATGGTAGCCGGGTGTTCGATAAGCTGGAAAGCTTGATTACTAGTTCTTGGCTTCCAGAGAAGATATGGTATGCTGCTGCTGATAAAGCCATAGCAGCTGTATATTCAATTCATCCATCCCCTGAAATCTTAGCAgcaaatttggttaaaaattCTCTTACTTCTGTTTTTAATGGTAACAAGGATGATGAACTGCAAGCTGACATTGAAAGTGGAAATGGGGACATATTAACTACTGTCCACATAGATAAACTTAgtagatatttatttatcgCGAGTCATGTAGCCATGAACCAATTAGTATATATCGAATTGTGCACCCGAAAAATCCAGAAACAAAAAGCGAAGGAAAAAACGGTTGTTGATGGTCAGACTGGACACGGTAATGGTGGAACAGTAGCTAATGGCGAGAAG GAAGATGGCATCAATGCTGAGCTAGGCCTTGCTGCTTCTGAAGATGCAATTGTTGATTCTCTTTCAGAGAAGgcagaaaaagaaattgtttttggTAATTCAAGAGGGAAGAACTTAATAGGACACTGTGCACCGTTTCTTTCCAAGCTTTGCAGAAATTTTAGCTTGTTGCATAAG TTTCCAGATCTACAAGCATCTGCAATGCTTGCTCTATGTCGTTTAATGATCATTGATGCAGATTTTTG CCAAGCAAATCTCCAACTTCTTTTCACCGTTGTAGAAACTGCACCATCAGATATTGTTCGTTCCAATTGTACTATTGCTTTAGGAGATTTGGCTGTTCGTTTCCCTAATCTCTTGGAGCCATGGACTGAGAATATGTATGTAAGGTTAAAGGATCCTTCGAATTCTGTTAGGAAGAATGCTGTATTGGTGCTATCTCATCTCATTTTAAACGATATGATGAAG GTAAAAGgttatataaatgaaatgacTTTACGTTTAGAAGATGAGGATGAGAGAATATCAAATCTGGCCAAACTGTTCTTTCACGAGTTGTCTAAGAAAG GAGCAAATCCAATATACAATCTACTACCAGATATATTAGGAAAGCTTTGTAATCAAAATCTACAGAGAGAGTCATTTTGTAACATTATGCAATTCTTAATTGGCTCCATCAAGAGg GATAAACAAATGGAGTCACTTGTCGAAAAGCTATGCAATAGGTTTAGTGGAGTTTCAG ATGTTAGACAGTGGgaatatatttcatattgccTTACTCAGCTCGGCTTCACCGAAAAGGGAATGAAAAAGTTGATAGATTCATTCAAGACATACGAACATGTTGTTTCGGAGGACTCGGTAATGGAGCATTTCAAAAGCATCATAAACAAG aGTAAGAAATTTGCTAAACCAGAACTCAAGTTGTGCGTCGAAGAATTCGAAGAAAAACTTAACAAGGCTCATGCGGAAAGGAAGGAGCAGGAAGTTACTGCTAGAAATGCCAAGATTCATCAACAGAGAATTGATAATACTGAAACTACTTTTGTGGcagtgaaaaatgaagattctCCAGAGTCCGAAATCACTGAAG ATGAAAACACTGAATCATCTGAAGATGGTGAGTCTATAAATGACAATTCAGAACCTAAGTTAGTTGAGTCGGAAGATACTGGAGCTTCCAGTGAGCTGACAGAGTCGGAAACTTGTAAAACTGAAATCCAATCATCCCAAGTTGAGAATGATGAAG GGACCTCCAATTTGCGAGTTAAGAGAAGAAGCTCACGTAGAAGAGGCATATCTTCGTGA